The following coding sequences are from one Scomber japonicus isolate fScoJap1 chromosome 3, fScoJap1.pri, whole genome shotgun sequence window:
- the LOC128355528 gene encoding probable nuclear hormone receptor HR38 encodes MPCVQTQYASLPHDSYFSSEFLNPDLSAKLVMDITGQNDQLSTSSLPSINTLVGNGYMGEFDAYSCKITTSPPASTVSFSHAAVAESSQMQNQAFKLDDLQVYGCYPGSFALSCLDETLSSCGSDYYGSPVYSAASPPTPGFQGQPAPIWDSPFSPYTSAPPSSVADKAAMAQQLSFFTFSTMPEQHSPQGQHQDAQPGQDDPFFLSPQQHVSSLPCPPMSLEQGLLESPRIVDGVMTSPKTHNPGSSEGRCAVCGDNASCQHYGVRTCEGCKGFFKRTVQKNAKYVCLANKDCPVDKRRRNRCQFCRFQKCLAVGMVKEVVRTDSLKGRRGRLPSKPKTVVEASSTTPSVNIITSLVKAHLDSSPTIEKLDYSKYQETVDNPSEKEDVGDIQQFYNLLTGSLDVIKSWAEAIPGFTDFCTEDQELLLESAFVELFILRLAYRSNPEKSKLIFCNGMVLHRMQCVRSFGDWIDSIMDFSQSLHRMKLDISFFSCLAALVIITDRHGLKEPKRVEDFQNHLITCLREHVSGNRSETSRTQPSYLSRLLGKLPELRTLCTQGLQRIFYLKLEDLVPPPPIVEKIFMDTLPF; translated from the exons ATGCCCTGTGTACAAACCCAGTATGCATCCCTGCCCCATGACAGTTACTTCAGCTCTGAGTTCTTGAATCCTGACCTCAGTGCCAAACTGGTGATGGACATCACTGGCCAAAATGACCAGCTGTCTACATCTTCATTGCCCAGCATCAACACCTTGGTAGGAAATGGCTACATGGGGGAGTTTGATGCTTATTCCTGCAAGATTACCACCTCTCCTCCGGCCTCTACGGTTTCATTCAGCCATGCTGCGGTAGCTGAGAGCTCTCAGATGCAAAACCAAGCCTTCAAGCTGGATGACCTCCAGGTATATGGCTGTTACCCAGGCTCCTTCGCGCTCAGCTGCCTTGATGAAACACTGTCGTCATGTGGCTCTGACTACTATGGCAGCCCAGTATATTCCGCTGCTTCTCCTCCAACACCAGGCTTTCAGGGCCAGCCTGCACCTATATGGGATTCCCCTTTTAGCCCCTACACTTCAGCCCCTCCGTCATCTGTGGCTGATAAGGCTGCCATGGCCCAGCAGCTCTCCTTTTTCACCTTCAGTACCATGCCAGAGCAGCACTCTCCCCAGGGGCAGCATCAGGATGCTCAGCCAGGCCAGGACgaccctttcttcctgtctcctcaGCAGCATGTCTCCTCACTTCCCTGTCCCCCCATGTCCCTGGAGCAAGGGCTTCTGGAGAGCCCCAGGATAGTGGATGGGGTTATGACGTCTCCTAAAACCCACAATCCAGGATCCAGTGAGGGCCGCTGTGCGGTTTGTGGCGACAATGCATCCTGCCAGCACTACGGAGTCCGCACCTGTGAGGGCTGCAAAGGTTTCTTCAAG CGAACtgtacagaaaaatgcaaaGTATGTGTGCCTCGCCAATAAGGACTGTCCAGTggacaagaggaggagaaaccGATGCCAGTTCTGTCGTTTCCAGAAATGTCTTGCAGTGGGAATGGTCAAAGAAG TTGTTCGAACAGACAGCCTCAAAGGGCGCCGAGGCCGTCTGCCCTCCAAACCCAAGACTGTGGTTGAGGCTTCGTCCACGACCCCCAGTGTCAACATCATAACATCTCTTGTCAAGGCACATTTAGACTCAAGCCCAACCATTGAAAAGCTTGACTACTCCAAG TATCAGGAGACAGTGGACAACCCGTCAGAGAAGGAGGATGTCGGTGATATTCAGCAGTTCTACAACCTGCTGACCGGCTCTTTAGACGTGATAAAATCCTGGGCTGAAGCCATCCCAGGATTCACAGACTTCTGCACAGAGGACCAGGAGCTGCTCCTTGAATCTGCTTTCGTCGAGCTCTTCATCCTCCGACTGGCGTACAG GTCAAATCCAGAGAAGAGCAAGCTGATCTTCTGCAATGGCATGGTCCTCCACCGAATGCAGTGTGTTCGCAGTTTTGGTGACTGGATCGACTCCATAATGGATTTCTCCCAGAGCCTTCACCGGATGAAATTAGACatctccttcttttcctgccTCGCAGCACTTGTCATTATCACTG ATCGCCACGGCCTCAAAGAGCCCAAACGTGTCGAGGACTTCCAAAACCACCTCATTACTTGTTTAAGGGAACACGTGAGTGGAAACAGATCAGAAACAAGCCGGACCCAGCCCAGCTATCTTTCTCGTCTTCTGGGTAAACTCCCTGAACTGAGGACTCTCTGTACACAGGGCCTACAGCGCATCTTTTACCTGAAACTGGAGGACCTGGTCCCCCCTCCACCGATTGTAGAGAAAATCTTCATGGATACCCTCCCATtctga